The genomic segment GCCGCATGCAGTTGGCGATGCGCGTGCTCGCCGTTTCCCACGACATCAACGGTGATGGGCACGGAATTTCAACTGGATGACATCCAAGTGGGTGACACCTAACCGGGCGACTTGTCGGTAGGCGGATGCAGAGCGTATTCTTTCGAAACTTCCCGATCTTCTCATCCAACTGCGCTGCTAGTGAATTAAAACCTCACGCCTACCGTGCCGACGGCGTCTCTATTAGGGCACGACTTTGACTGCGGGCAATCGCTGCGGACGTCCTCGTTCGCATATAGCCTTCCAGTGCGGCCCGCGCACGCTCAGCATCCATCTTAGAACCGCACACTATTTGACTCAGGGGGTTTTATGCGCGCAACGGGCTTTTATGTCGAAATGTTGTTTACCATGGTTGTTCTTTTCGCATCGTCCAACTTCAGCCAGGCAATGATCTTAAGCACCAGTGCGGCTGTCAGCGTTATCAGTCCACCGGCAAACGTCTCAGAAGGAAAAATGGAGAGCAATACGACCATTTGGGCTTTCCCGGAAGAGCAGAACGTTACCTTGGCGCAGGATTTGGCCGTCGACGTCTCGCTGCCCGGCACCTCGCCGTTGAATGGAGTTCAGAATTTGACGCCGGGAAATATTGGAGCGGGCAACAGCGTCAGCAGCTACTTCGTCCATTTCGACGCAGTTGGCGCACCGACGAATGCCGTCACCGCGTCCGGCTCGATTACCTTCGATCAGAACATTGTAGGGCTGATCGTTTTGACGGCGACACTGGAAGACTCCAATACGGGTCTCGGATTTCCCGGAACAATCTACGACAACGCTATTAGCGGAGAGGGTGCCGAAGGGCTTGAAATTGTAGGCGGCGGACTTGGAAAGGACTCCAACGATCAAATCACGCTCAGTGCCGATCGTCATACCGTGTCGTTCAGCTTTCGCGACACTGGCTCAGCTGATGATTTTCGCGTCGTGACAAGCGTGCCGGAGCCGTCGACACTGTTCCTTGTACTCGCAGGTGCTGCATTTCTCGGTGCGTGGCGGTGGCGGCGCAGCCGCTATTTCAACTCCAAGCCCTCGACAACGGTCGCGGACTTGGGAGCTTGTAACGCGGCAGGCTCATCGGCTTCCTGAATCCACGGCACCCGGTGCCGGGCGATGCCGGCGAAAAGACGGACATTGTAACGGATTTCGGCATTGAGGTTACGGCCGGTGACTTTGACCCGCTTTGCGCCAAAATGGAGCGTAATGCCTTCCGAAGGATCGAATTCGGCGCGCTCCAGCCACGCATAGCTAAGCGCCGTGACCTTGCCGTCGCGGTGACGCAGCTCCAGCATCAGCGCCCGGTCATGTGTGCCGCGCAAATAACCAAACGAACCCAGATCGTCGAGGGCGTCCTCCGGGGCGCCTTTGACCTCTGGGGCGTGGTCTGGCTTGGGCTGAAGGTATTTTTGCAGGACATTATCTTTCATGGGTTAGCTCCCGGCGCTCGCTCGCCGCTTTTTCCGCGCTTCGTTCCAGCTCGCGCCGCTCGGCCAATTGGCGCTGCGGCGTGCCATTGACCAGTTCGATCGCCGTCACCCGCTCATCCGAACGGCTGACCGCCTCCAGTAAAGAGTCCTTGTCGTCGGTATAGATGTTTACCTGCTCGCGGGCTCGTGATGCAGAGACGTAAAACTGCTCGCGCGACGAGGCGGCGAAGGATTCCGCCGCCTGTCCCACGAACACCCGGTCGACGGTTTTGCCCTGGCTGGCATGGCTGGTCACCACGTAGCCGTAGGCGAGGAACCCCCAGTCCTTGTCGACTGTCCAGCCGTTGCCCAGCACGATGTTGCCGTCGGCGTCGAACTCCTTGACCTTATATATGGCGCCGTTGTTGAGCCGATGCTTCTGATCGGCCGTCATGCCGTTACGCGTAATCCGCACCGCGTCCCCCGGGGCCAATTCCAAGGTCGACGAATGAAAGACCTGGAACCGCGACGCCTGGTCGAGCGGTAGGGCGCGGCCAGCGGCGGCCGACAGCCGATCGCCGCGACCAAATCTCTTACCGTTTTGGTGAAAGACGAGCACGTCGCCGGCGCCGTAATTGACCAGGTCGGAGCGCTCGGCCTCGGTGAGACCGGCGTTTTCGAGCACTTGGAAATTCCGCGCGTCGCCGCGGAGCTTGCCTGTCTCGTACAAGGTTCGGCGGATTTCGGCGGAGATGCGATTGCCTTCGGCATGCGTCGGCGATACCACCAGCGCCGTTTTACCGTGCTCGACCGCCTGGACGTAGTCGGCGGCCATGTGTTTGTAGCGTTCATCGTCCGCCGATTCATGAATCCAGCCCAGCTCGTCGAGATGCCTAAACCCCTCCTCGCCGCGACCCTCCGCCAGTGCTTTGACCGCTGCCTTGTAGGCGCCCGACTGACGCTGGATTTCTTTGACCTCGGCCGGCACCAGGCCCGCCTCTTGCTCCAGCAGCCGCAAGGCGGCTCCGCGTTCTACCGAGCCGTGCTGATAACGGTCGCCGGAAAGAAGCACCCGCGCGTCATGCTTCTCAGCCAAGTTGAAGACCTGCGACATCGTTTTCATGCCAAGCAGGCCGGCTTCGTCGATCCAGAGGACTTGCCCCGCGATCTGCTGTTGCAACTTTTCATCGACCAGGAGGCGGGCCACGGTATCGGCGTCCTTAAACCCCGCCTCGCGTAGCGTGCCGCGGCTTGCATCGGCCGACGGCGCGAAAGCGAACACCTTGGTTCCCCTTGCCTCGATCGCTTCGACCGTCTCTTGCATCAATGCCGTTTTGCCGACGCCGGCGGCGCCGCGAACAAGCATCACGCGATCGCGCGACTCGACCAGGTGCTGTACTGCCCGTTTCTGAGATTCATTGAGCCAATCGCGACGGCACTCGTCGTAGTGCCGGGCAAACGGGGCGCAGGCGCCCCGCCCTTCGCGCGCAAACTGGATGACTCGCTTCTCCTCGGCAAGAACTTCGGGCGTCGTCACCATTTGTCGGCCGTGGCGCGTTCCAATGATGAGGTCTGCCGTCTGTGCCTCGCGCTGCACCTCTTCGGCGGTCGCTTCGCCGACCGAGTGCCACAGTGCCGTGGTTAGGAACTGGCGTTCCGGCACTACGCTCTTTCGCTCAAATACGTGGCTCTTCGCGTACTCGATCGCCCGCGCCGAGGCACCGCTGTCCGCCGGTTCGGCGTCGCCGCCAAGCCTTTGCTCCAAATTGGCCAGAACCGCCAGCTCTCCAGCTGACATGCGGTCCCGCCAAAGGTCCTGTAGTTCGGGGAGCGTCAGGTCCTTGGCCTTGCGCGAGCGCGTCTTGGCCCCCAGCTCCGCTTTCGCATCGGCGTCGTCGATTCCCATCTCGCGGGCTTTCTCTTCGATCAGCGCCGTTCGCCGCGAGAATTTGTCAATGAGGTCCTTGTTAACCCCTGAGAGTTCCCAGCCCTTCTTGGTGCGCTCGATTGGCAGCCCAAGGTCGGCCAGTTGATGCGTTAGACGCGAATGGAACACTGCCTCAAAATACGGCGCATCCCGTTTCAGCTCGCGAAACTGCCCCGCCTTCCAGGCCTGCTCTTGTTCATCGAACGTCGTATTGAACACGAAGCAATGGGCATGCAGATGCGGATCGGGGACGCCATCAACCGGGCGCGACGTGAAATGGATGAACTCGCCCCAGGCCATGTTGCCGGTCGTGCGGTTTTCATTCTTGCCCCCTTTGCGCACACGAGCCGATATTTCAGCTTCCATGTCGTGCATCGTGCCGTCCACGGCATCGCGGAAGGCCTCCAAGATCCGCTCGTCGCGCGTTGTCGCGTAGAGCAGCGACACGCTCTTGGGCACATGGAAGTTGAAATCGTAGCCGATCGTCCGGTCCGCTCGCAGTCTGGCGGTCAATTGATCGCCGGTTTGCGGATGCAAATTGTCGCACAGCGTGTCCCAGTCAGCTTGCCTCACCTCTCCTTGCAAGCCCAGGCGGAGTGCAGCCGCGCCGCACCAGCGGCCGGTGAGTTCCTGCCCCTCGGAATAGTAGTCGGCGGTCGAGTAGTAGCCCTTCGCGCCATTGACATGTGTGTTCTGCGTGATGCGTAGCATGCCGAACTATACGCACCAAATGGTTGAACTTTGGTAAACGTCCTTCGCGGTCACCGTGTGTCACAGGCTGGCACAGTCTGTCGCCATTCGGTCGTGTTTCTTGCCAAGTGTCTGACAACTCCTTCGTTTCCGGCGCCCGAGTCCATCCTCGCCCGCGGCCTTCTTGCTTGGCACTTACGCAGCGTCGCCGGTCCCGCAATCAGAAAATCGTGGCCCCTCCCCATCTTCCTGCGCTGCGCTCCGTGCAGACCGGGCCCCTCCAGATTTTCAGCTTGGCAGGAACGCCAGGAAGCTCCGGCTAGCCCGCTGCGGTTGTGGTGCCGCAAGGCCGCGATGGTCGCGGCTGGAAACTCTAGCGAACGAAGGAGATAGCTATGTCAGACACCACGAAACCCAACGAAACGACCGGCCCCAAGACTCCGAGCCACGTCGCCTACCAGGTCAGAGACCGCGAAGGACGCAAAGCGTTCTGGACGCGTATCGGCAGTGCCTGGGCGCACGCAGACGGTCAGGGCTTCAATGTCCAGCTCGAATGCGTACCGCTCGACGGCCGCGTCGTCCTCCGCATTGCCTCGGAGAAGAAGGAGTAGTTCACCGGCCGGGGCGGGCATTGAAGCCCGCTCCGGTTTTTTTGAGGCCTTCAATTGCGACGGCGATGAGCAACCTCGCCCCGCCAGCTCCATCGCAGCGCAAATAGCATCCGCACGGCGGCATTAGCTGCCATTGCTGCCATTGCCCAAACTCTCAAAAATCCGGAGAATCGCGTCCGAGCATCGGCAGAGCGACGGATTTCAGCACTCACCCGAATGGCGATGTTTCGAGCGTAGGAGGCGAGAAATGTCCGAATTGCCGAACCTCGGAGATCGGATGTTCGTGCCGATTAACACTGACATGTGGAGCGGCATGGAGTTCCACCGCTTTATCGGATTCCAACGGGCATACGTGGTGGGATTCAAACACGCAGCCGACAGTCTGATCGAATCTGTCATTCAGGAGGGTGGTCGGACACTGGATGAGCGAGTCATACCCGCATGCCATCTCTACCGGCACTACGTCGAATTGCACCTCAAATACATCCTTTGCGAAGGTCGCACAGCGGGTCATGTTGCATTTAAGAACGAGGATATTCAAAACCATAGCGTCTATCACTTGTGGCAGGCCACCAAGAGACTAATGCTCTTGGCATTTCCCGAGGAGCCCGCCGACAGGCTTGCCGCAACCGAGCTTCTGCTAAAGGACGTGTACGACTGTGATCCCTCCGGTCAGGAATCGCGATATCACGAAACGCGGGGAGGAAAAGCAAGCCTGAGTCAGCTGCCGAATCTCTACGATCTGCCGAACCAGTTGCGCATGATGGCGAAGCTGGAAAAGTACTTCGAAGAATGGGTCCTCGTCTTCCAATGCCAATTCGAGGACGAAGACTTCCATTCGGCAACGCCACCTTTGGAACTTTTTCCCTCCAAAGAGTCGCCGGAGGTTCATTAAGCGGACCAACGGACGCCTGATCTTGTTTGTTGCCCGCTGGCCCCTTGGTCAACAACGCGTCTTATTTTTCGCAGCTTCAGTTCCCGAGCCTGGCCCCCCCAGCGCCGGTCATTTGTCGCGGTGTAGAGGAGCTGACAGAGGCCTTCGCCTACAGTCAGTCAGTTGTATTTCTGGATTGCAAATTTGGTGTCAGACGTCTTCCCTAAGCGGTGCTTAGGACGAATTTCACGGTGAAATCGGCATGACAGCAATCATTCAATCTTGAAAGACAGCCAGCTTTCCATCTTGCTGACATGAAAGCCAGCAAGAAATCTGTCTTGCCAGAATGTCAGCCAGAAGGATTGCAAGATGGCAAGCAATCATTCATGCATGCCTGCCAGAGAGCAAGCCTGAAAGGTTGCCATCCTGCCAGATTGATTTCGTGCTTGCATGTTGGCATGAAATCGTGCTATCCGTTGAAGATGATTATTACGATCGCGAATTCCAAAGGCGGTGTCGGCAAGTCGACACTCGCCGTCCACCTGGCGGCATGGCTCCACGAGCAGGGATGCCGTGTCACGCTGGCCGATTGCGACACGCAGCAATCAAGCTCTGAGTGGATTCGCGAAGCAGTACCGGGGGTTAAGGCCGTTCGCCTGGATAACCCCGACGTAATCCTCAATGAATTGCCGAATCTAAGCCAAGATGCCGACTTCGTCGTAGCCGATGGTCCGGGAAGCCAGACCGAGACCAGCCGGGCGCTGCTCTTGCGCGCCGATCTGGCAATCGTGCCGTGTAAGGCAAGCATGCTGGAAATCAGGGCGTTGGCCAAGGCTACTGAGGTACTTCGGCAGGCCCAGGATATCCGCAAGGGAGTCCCCAAAGCAGTCATAGTGCTGAGCATGATTGGCATGCACTACCGACTAACCAAAGACATGAAAGACGCCGCCGCGGCGCTATCGCTACCGCTCGCAACCAATGCGATGATCCTGCGACAGATTTATGCCGACGCACCGGGGCAAGGAGCCGTCGTCTGGAACATGGGGGCGCGCGCCCGCGATGCTGCCAACGAAGTCGACGGGTTGTTCCGCGAAATCTTGCCGGACGTGGCCAAGAACCGCGTCACCACCAAACGACATGTAACGAAAGCGTAGGGGACAGGGATGGCCGATCGACGCTCGCTCATCGAAGGCCTGCAATCAACGCCGTCGCCCGTCGATACGACCGCGGAAAAGGACTTCGTCTACGGGGAAAAGGCGAAGCCTCCACAGAACATGACGCCGACAACGCCTACGATTAACCGAGTGCCGATTAGCACGCGGATGCGAGAAGACTTTGCCAAGGCGCTCAAACGCGCCTCATTGGAGCGGCAGTTGAAGGGCCTCGAACCCAACACGCTGCAAGACATCCTCGAAGAGGCCGTCGAGCCGTGGCTCAGAAATAACGGCTATATCCCCTGATTCAGTCAGAAGGTGCGGAGAGGGACGGCACCTCGGCCAGCGGCAATTCATGTTGCCGGCTGGAGCCTTTGAGGTGATAGGATTTGACGAATGCCAGGCGGTCGCCGTTGAACATGAATCGGATGTTGACGAAGAAGACCCCATCGCTGGCGCTGCGGTACAAGAATTCTTTCTCCAGCAGCTCTCGCACGCCCCGCTGATAGGTGCGGTCGCTCATCCCGTGGTCTTTTGCGACGTACTGGTTCAGCTTGATTTCATCGGAGCCGGGGTTGGCGCGCATCTGGTGATAGACCAGTTCAAACACCTGGATGCCGGTCTTCGACAAGCCAGTGGCCTGCTTGATCCCATCAAGGAAGAGTTTTACGAACCGGGTCGTGTCGACCTCCTCTTCCCACCAGAATCCCATTCCGCCAATGCCTTTAATCTCGCCGGTACTGTTATCGACGATCATCGAGGCCTTGCCACCTGGCACCTGAAACCGCCGACTACGCGTCGGTATTCCATTCGCAGAGGGAACGCTCGGATTCGTGCGGTAAATGGGGAAGCCCCGCTTCACGCTGAGCTGGTTTGTCGGTATCTCAACTATCTGCTGTTCTGCTTGGCGC from the Pirellulales bacterium genome contains:
- a CDS encoding ParA family protein, which gives rise to MKSCYPLKMIITIANSKGGVGKSTLAVHLAAWLHEQGCRVTLADCDTQQSSSEWIREAVPGVKAVRLDNPDVILNELPNLSQDADFVVADGPGSQTETSRALLLRADLAIVPCKASMLEIRALAKATEVLRQAQDIRKGVPKAVIVLSMIGMHYRLTKDMKDAAAALSLPLATNAMILRQIYADAPGQGAVVWNMGARARDAANEVDGLFREILPDVAKNRVTTKRHVTKA
- the mobF gene encoding MobF family relaxase — translated: MLRITQNTHVNGAKGYYSTADYYSEGQELTGRWCGAAALRLGLQGEVRQADWDTLCDNLHPQTGDQLTARLRADRTIGYDFNFHVPKSVSLLYATTRDERILEAFRDAVDGTMHDMEAEISARVRKGGKNENRTTGNMAWGEFIHFTSRPVDGVPDPHLHAHCFVFNTTFDEQEQAWKAGQFRELKRDAPYFEAVFHSRLTHQLADLGLPIERTKKGWELSGVNKDLIDKFSRRTALIEEKAREMGIDDADAKAELGAKTRSRKAKDLTLPELQDLWRDRMSAGELAVLANLEQRLGGDAEPADSGASARAIEYAKSHVFERKSVVPERQFLTTALWHSVGEATAEEVQREAQTADLIIGTRHGRQMVTTPEVLAEEKRVIQFAREGRGACAPFARHYDECRRDWLNESQKRAVQHLVESRDRVMLVRGAAGVGKTALMQETVEAIEARGTKVFAFAPSADASRGTLREAGFKDADTVARLLVDEKLQQQIAGQVLWIDEAGLLGMKTMSQVFNLAEKHDARVLLSGDRYQHGSVERGAALRLLEQEAGLVPAEVKEIQRQSGAYKAAVKALAEGRGEEGFRHLDELGWIHESADDERYKHMAADYVQAVEHGKTALVVSPTHAEGNRISAEIRRTLYETGKLRGDARNFQVLENAGLTEAERSDLVNYGAGDVLVFHQNGKRFGRGDRLSAAAGRALPLDQASRFQVFHSSTLELAPGDAVRITRNGMTADQKHRLNNGAIYKVKEFDADGNIVLGNGWTVDKDWGFLAYGYVVTSHASQGKTVDRVFVGQAAESFAASSREQFYVSASRAREQVNIYTDDKDSLLEAVSRSDERVTAIELVNGTPQRQLAERRELERSAEKAASERRELTHER
- a CDS encoding replication/maintenance protein RepL, coding for MTDERQAEQQIVEIPTNQLSVKRGFPIYRTNPSVPSANGIPTRSRRFQVPGGKASMIVDNSTGEIKGIGGMGFWWEEEVDTTRFVKLFLDGIKQATGLSKTGIQVFELVYHQMRANPGSDEIKLNQYVAKDHGMSDRTYQRGVRELLEKEFLYRSASDGVFFVNIRFMFNGDRLAFVKSYHLKGSSRQHELPLAEVPSLSAPSD
- a CDS encoding PEP-CTERM sorting domain-containing protein → MRATGFYVEMLFTMVVLFASSNFSQAMILSTSAAVSVISPPANVSEGKMESNTTIWAFPEEQNVTLAQDLAVDVSLPGTSPLNGVQNLTPGNIGAGNSVSSYFVHFDAVGAPTNAVTASGSITFDQNIVGLIVLTATLEDSNTGLGFPGTIYDNAISGEGAEGLEIVGGGLGKDSNDQITLSADRHTVSFSFRDTGSADDFRVVTSVPEPSTLFLVLAGAAFLGAWRWRRSRYFNSKPSTTVADLGACNAAGSSAS